A region of Pseudomonas sp. Marseille-Q3773 DNA encodes the following proteins:
- a CDS encoding DUF4174 domain-containing protein codes for MLVRSLTLATLLAVAGPLFAADSDAPLAKELGKARPLVVIAPSSADPTLRGLNEALKDPATQAAFKERGLVLYSVASMMGKREDKNLEQQTTMALIRELKLGASKGTKVILVGKDGERHVLKDDDSGEAIDPQTIFKAVDELPASEKALTAPEPVAAAPETKAKDSKPAKPAKPTAPPKPLED; via the coding sequence ATGCTCGTTCGGTCACTGACCCTCGCCACCTTGCTTGCTGTTGCCGGTCCGCTTTTCGCCGCAGACAGCGATGCGCCATTGGCCAAGGAACTGGGCAAGGCCAGGCCATTGGTGGTTATCGCCCCGAGCAGCGCCGACCCGACCTTGCGCGGGTTGAACGAGGCGTTGAAAGACCCGGCCACCCAGGCAGCGTTCAAGGAACGCGGCCTGGTGCTGTACAGCGTCGCCAGCATGATGGGCAAGCGTGAGGACAAGAACCTCGAACAGCAGACCACCATGGCCCTTATTCGGGAACTTAAACTCGGCGCGAGCAAGGGTACCAAGGTGATCCTGGTGGGCAAGGACGGCGAGCGGCATGTGCTCAAGGACGACGACAGCGGCGAGGCTATCGACCCACAGACGATCTTCAAGGCGGTCGATGAGCTGCCCGCCAGCGAAAAAGCGCTCACGGCGCCCGAGCCTGTAGCCGCAGCGCCGGAAACCAAGGCCAAGGACAGCAAGCCGGCCAAGCCAGCCAAACCGACCGCTCCGCCCAAGCCGCTGGAAGACTGA
- a CDS encoding EF-hand domain-containing protein, translating to MTHVRSTLGLLGAALIGSMALGSSAFAVEPLAQGYQLASAKVAGEGKCGEGKCGASAKATQGEGKCGEGKCGASAKAGAEGKCGEGKCGDASFARTDTNHDGKVSRDEFVAVAKDRAGDFDKIDRNHDGYISEQEAADHLKAIYQANGKRMPEGLFSHLSGKP from the coding sequence ATGACACATGTACGAAGCACGCTCGGCCTGCTTGGCGCCGCCCTGATCGGCAGCATGGCCCTTGGCAGCAGCGCATTCGCTGTCGAACCCCTGGCCCAGGGTTACCAGCTGGCTTCGGCCAAGGTGGCCGGCGAAGGCAAATGTGGTGAGGGCAAGTGCGGGGCCAGCGCCAAGGCCACCCAGGGCGAAGGCAAGTGCGGTGAAGGCAAGTGTGGCGCCAGTGCCAAGGCCGGCGCCGAGGGCAAATGTGGCGAAGGCAAGTGCGGCGATGCGTCGTTCGCCAGAACCGACACCAACCACGACGGCAAGGTGTCGCGTGACGAGTTCGTTGCAGTGGCCAAGGACCGCGCCGGCGACTTCGACAAGATCGACCGCAACCACGATGGCTACATTTCCGAACAGGAAGCTGCCGACCATCTCAAGGCGATCTACCAAGCCAATGGCAAGCGCATGCCCGAAGGGCTGTTCAGCCACCTGAGCGGCAAGCCCTGA
- a CDS encoding DUF692 domain-containing protein translates to MHPTHLPAAPLQAGLGLRRGLMSELLALEAGVVDFLECAPENWIAVGGAYGKGLAQLAERFAIACHGLSLSLGGSAPLDLRFLEQTRRFLERHQVQLYSEHLSYCSDDGHLYDLMPLPFTDEAVRHVAARIRQVQEHLGRRIAVENISYYAAPYQAMSELDFIRAVLDEADCDLLLDVNNVFVNACNHGYQAQAFIAGLPKARVVGMHIAGHYDEALDLKVDTHGAAVKEEVWALYAVACARFGVQPTVLERDFNYPPLTELLAETARIRQVQHAAGGHANG, encoded by the coding sequence ATGCACCCAACGCATTTACCCGCCGCCCCCCTGCAAGCGGGGCTTGGCCTGCGCCGCGGCCTGATGTCGGAACTGCTGGCCCTGGAGGCCGGCGTGGTGGACTTTCTCGAATGCGCCCCGGAAAACTGGATTGCCGTGGGCGGTGCCTACGGCAAGGGGCTGGCGCAACTGGCCGAACGTTTTGCCATTGCCTGCCACGGCTTGTCGTTGTCGCTGGGCGGCAGCGCACCGCTGGACCTGCGGTTCCTCGAGCAGACACGGCGCTTTCTCGAGCGCCACCAGGTGCAGCTATACAGCGAACACCTGAGCTACTGCAGCGACGACGGCCACCTGTACGACCTGATGCCCCTGCCATTTACCGATGAAGCCGTGCGCCATGTGGCCGCACGTATCCGCCAGGTCCAGGAGCATCTGGGGCGGCGGATAGCCGTGGAAAACATCAGCTACTATGCCGCGCCTTACCAGGCCATGAGTGAGCTCGACTTCATCCGGGCGGTGCTCGACGAGGCTGATTGCGACCTGCTGCTGGACGTCAACAACGTGTTCGTCAATGCCTGCAACCACGGTTACCAGGCCCAGGCATTTATTGCAGGCCTGCCCAAGGCCCGGGTGGTCGGCATGCACATAGCCGGCCACTACGACGAAGCGCTCGACCTCAAGGTCGACACCCATGGCGCTGCGGTAAAGGAAGAGGTGTGGGCGCTGTACGCAGTTGCCTGCGCGCGCTTTGGCGTGCAACCGACGGTGCTCGAACGCGACTTCAACTACCCGCCGCTCACTGAACTGCTGGCCGAGACGGCGCGCATTCGCCAGGTGCAGCACGCCGCGGGAGGGCACGCTAATGGATGA
- a CDS encoding putative DNA-binding domain-containing protein, whose protein sequence is MDETLRQQQYTLARHLRDPQRHAPPAGVEARRLRVYRELFYGAIEGLLAGSFPVMRQALGEQRWHARVHDFYANYRSQTPLFTEIAGAFVDYLQGVQPDAPWQLELAHYEWIEAQLYLSDAEDPPHDPRGNLLEGEPLLSCVARVLAYRWPVERIGADYQPQAAPATATLLLVYRDAGLQVRFARLTPLAYRLLALEQGTGRARLEALDADVMQGLALLEELREQGIIIGTV, encoded by the coding sequence ATGGATGAGACCTTGCGACAGCAGCAATATACCCTGGCCCGCCACCTGCGCGACCCGCAGCGCCATGCACCACCGGCTGGCGTGGAGGCACGGCGGCTCAGGGTGTACCGGGAGTTGTTCTACGGCGCCATCGAAGGCTTGCTGGCCGGCAGCTTTCCGGTCATGCGCCAGGCGCTGGGGGAGCAGCGCTGGCATGCTCGGGTACATGATTTCTACGCCAACTACCGTAGTCAGACGCCACTGTTCACCGAAATAGCCGGGGCGTTCGTCGACTACCTGCAGGGCGTGCAGCCGGATGCCCCCTGGCAACTGGAGCTGGCGCACTACGAGTGGATCGAGGCGCAGCTGTACCTGAGCGATGCCGAGGACCCGCCGCATGACCCGAGGGGCAATCTGCTGGAAGGGGAGCCGCTGTTGTCTTGCGTGGCGCGGGTATTGGCCTATCGGTGGCCGGTAGAGCGGATCGGGGCGGATTACCAGCCGCAGGCTGCACCTGCGACAGCGACCTTGTTGCTGGTTTATCGCGATGCCGGATTGCAGGTGCGCTTCGCTCGCCTGACGCCGCTGGCGTACCGGTTGCTGGCGCTGGAGCAGGGCACCGGGCGGGCGCGGCTGGAGGCGTTGGACGCCGATGTGATGCAAGGGTTGGCATTGCTGGAGGAGCTGCGCGAGCAGGGCATCATCATCGGTACGGTTTGA
- a CDS encoding DoxX family protein, which yields MSTLTRTLSTFDRFGTWSADLPLRLFLAWEFFESGREKLNGSNWFADLQGSFPFPFNLLPAELNWQLSMWAELILPLLLLLGLGTRLAAAGLMVVTVVAIVAVHWPAHWSSLAELAQGYVITDQGFGNFKLPLIYLVALLPLLLKGAGRLSLDHWFRVRCCK from the coding sequence ATGAGCACGCTGACGCGTACCCTGAGTACCTTTGACCGTTTTGGCACCTGGAGCGCCGACCTGCCGCTGCGGCTGTTCCTGGCCTGGGAGTTTTTCGAGTCCGGCAGGGAGAAGCTCAATGGCAGCAACTGGTTCGCTGACTTGCAAGGCAGTTTCCCGTTCCCCTTCAACCTGCTGCCGGCGGAGTTGAACTGGCAGCTGTCGATGTGGGCAGAGCTTATCCTGCCGTTGCTGCTGTTGCTGGGTTTGGGGACCCGGCTGGCAGCAGCAGGGCTGATGGTGGTGACCGTGGTGGCGATCGTCGCGGTGCATTGGCCGGCACACTGGTCGAGCCTGGCCGAGCTGGCCCAGGGCTACGTCATTACCGACCAGGGCTTCGGCAACTTCAAACTGCCGCTGATCTACCTTGTGGCGCTGCTGCCGCTGTTGCTCAAGGGGGCTGGGCGCTTGAGCCTGGACCATTGGTTCAGGGTGCGGTGCTGCAAGTAG
- a CDS encoding ferric reductase-like transmembrane domain-containing protein → MKPLTLPSGWKLFAVLAGLTLAMTAVVLASQPDPDGLRSAIRATARSSFALFLLAFLASSLVTLLPGTPSRRILQERRYLGLAFAFSHTVHGMLIYRYAQQFPELFWANRTLTSSLPGTLGYLFLLLLTVTSFKAPMRLLGGRAWRALHSTGMWVLAAVFCLSFYKRIPMGGWYPLAFALMCSAIAMKLTGKLARQQRRNARAYF, encoded by the coding sequence ATGAAACCCCTGACTCTACCCTCCGGCTGGAAGCTGTTCGCTGTCCTCGCCGGCCTGACCCTGGCGATGACCGCCGTGGTCCTGGCCAGCCAACCTGACCCCGACGGCCTGCGCAGCGCCATCCGCGCCACCGCGCGCAGTTCGTTCGCGCTGTTCCTGCTGGCGTTCCTCGCCTCTTCCCTGGTGACCTTGCTGCCAGGCACCCCTAGCCGCCGCATCCTTCAGGAACGGCGCTACCTGGGGCTGGCATTCGCCTTTTCCCACACCGTGCATGGCATGCTGATCTACCGCTATGCGCAACAGTTCCCCGAACTGTTCTGGGCCAACCGCACGCTCACGTCCAGCCTGCCTGGCACCCTCGGCTACCTGTTCCTGCTGCTGCTCACCGTCACTTCATTCAAGGCCCCCATGCGCCTGCTGGGTGGCCGTGCCTGGCGGGCCCTGCACAGCACCGGCATGTGGGTACTGGCGGCAGTGTTCTGCCTGTCGTTCTACAAACGCATCCCCATGGGAGGCTGGTACCCGCTGGCGTTCGCCCTGATGTGCAGCGCCATCGCCATGAAACTCACCGGCAAGCTGGCTCGCCAGCAACGCCGTAACGCCCGCGCCTATTTCTGA
- a CDS encoding HAMP domain-containing sensor histidine kinase — MKWPRTLASRLALIFFTGLVLAYGLSFGLQAYERYISSRSMMLSTLEQDVATSVAILDRLPAAERAAWLPRLERRTYRYRLDQGLAGEAMPSSDPPMAADSIVKAIGSDYRLTFQEIPGTNVHFQAHLSLADGAPLTIDVTPAPVPVARWLPVVLLIQLAVLLLCTWLAVRLAIGPLTRLAQAVDNLDPDKPGVQLDESGPREVRYAAVAFNALQARIAAYLKERMQLLAAISHDLQTPITRMKLRVEVMDDGLEKDKLWNDLGEMEHLVREGVAYARSMDTSTEAPCRINLDAFLDSLVFDYQDSGAQVERCGSSGSLLQTRPHALRRVLVNLVDNALKFAGAAVLEIAREGDTTVIRVLDNGPGIPAGELDEVLKPFYRVEGSRNRSTGGTGLGLAIAHQLIQAMGGRLTLSNRTSGGLCAQIELQ, encoded by the coding sequence ATGAAGTGGCCACGCACCCTCGCCTCGCGCCTGGCGCTGATCTTCTTCACCGGCCTGGTCCTGGCCTATGGCCTGTCATTCGGCCTGCAGGCCTACGAACGCTATATCAGCAGCCGCTCGATGATGCTCAGCACCCTGGAACAGGACGTGGCCACCTCGGTAGCCATCCTCGATCGCCTGCCCGCAGCCGAACGCGCCGCCTGGTTGCCGCGCCTGGAGCGGCGCACCTATCGCTACCGTCTGGACCAGGGCCTGGCGGGCGAAGCGATGCCCAGCAGCGACCCACCCATGGCCGCCGATTCGATCGTCAAGGCTATCGGCAGCGACTACCGCCTGACCTTTCAGGAAATACCCGGCACGAACGTACACTTCCAGGCGCACCTGAGCCTGGCCGACGGTGCGCCGCTGACCATCGACGTGACCCCGGCACCGGTGCCGGTAGCCCGCTGGCTACCGGTGGTGTTGCTGATCCAGTTGGCCGTGCTGTTGCTGTGTACCTGGCTGGCCGTGCGCCTGGCAATCGGTCCGCTGACCCGCCTGGCCCAAGCGGTGGACAACCTCGACCCGGACAAGCCCGGTGTGCAACTGGACGAAAGCGGCCCTCGCGAAGTGCGCTACGCCGCGGTGGCCTTCAACGCCCTGCAGGCGCGGATCGCCGCCTACCTGAAAGAACGCATGCAGTTGCTGGCGGCAATATCGCATGACCTGCAAACACCGATCACGCGCATGAAACTGCGGGTCGAGGTGATGGACGACGGGCTGGAAAAGGACAAGCTGTGGAATGACCTGGGCGAAATGGAACACCTGGTGCGCGAAGGCGTGGCCTATGCCCGCAGCATGGACACCAGTACCGAGGCCCCGTGCCGCATCAACCTTGATGCCTTCCTCGACAGCCTGGTGTTCGACTATCAGGACAGCGGTGCCCAGGTCGAGCGCTGCGGCAGCAGCGGCAGCCTGCTGCAAACCCGGCCACATGCCCTGCGCCGCGTGCTGGTGAACCTGGTGGACAACGCCCTCAAGTTTGCCGGGGCCGCCGTGCTGGAAATAGCCCGGGAGGGCGACACGACAGTCATCCGCGTACTCGACAACGGGCCGGGAATACCCGCTGGCGAGCTGGATGAAGTGCTCAAGCCGTTCTACCGCGTGGAGGGTTCGCGCAACCGTAGCACCGGCGGTACCGGACTGGGGCTGGCGATTGCCCACCAGTTGATCCAGGCGATGGGCGGCCGGCTGACACTGAGCAACCGCACAAGCGGCGGGTTGTGCGCGCAGATCGAACTGCAATGA
- a CDS encoding response regulator: protein MEHVDHILIVDDDREIRELVGNYLKKNGLRTSIVADGRQMRAFLEANSVDLIVLDIMMPGDDGLLLCRELRAGKHRNTPVLMLTARNDETDRIIGLEMGADDYLTKPFSARELLARINAVLRRTRMLPPNLTISESSRLLGFGQWRLDTTARHLLDSEGTLVALSGAEYRLLRVFLDHPQRVLSREQLLNLTQGREADIFDRSIDLLVSRLRQRLGDDAREPSCIKTVRSEGYVFSLPVQLLESPS from the coding sequence ATGGAACACGTCGATCACATCCTGATCGTCGACGACGACCGCGAAATTCGCGAGCTGGTCGGCAACTACCTGAAGAAGAACGGCCTGCGCACCAGCATCGTTGCCGATGGCCGGCAGATGCGCGCCTTTCTCGAAGCCAACAGTGTCGACCTGATCGTGCTCGACATCATGATGCCCGGTGACGACGGCCTGTTGCTGTGCCGCGAGCTGCGCGCCGGCAAACATCGCAACACCCCGGTGCTGATGCTGACCGCGCGTAACGACGAGACCGACCGCATCATCGGCCTGGAAATGGGTGCCGACGATTACCTGACCAAGCCGTTCTCTGCCCGCGAGCTGCTCGCACGCATCAATGCCGTGCTGCGCCGAACACGCATGCTGCCGCCCAACCTGACCATCAGCGAAAGCAGCCGGCTGCTGGGCTTCGGCCAATGGCGCCTGGACACTACCGCGCGCCACCTGCTCGACAGCGAAGGCACCCTGGTGGCCCTGAGCGGCGCCGAATACCGCCTGTTGCGGGTGTTTCTCGACCACCCGCAGCGGGTGCTCAGCCGTGAGCAGCTGCTCAACCTGACCCAGGGCCGCGAGGCCGACATTTTCGACCGTTCCATCGACCTGCTGGTCAGCCGCCTGCGCCAGCGCCTGGGCGACGACGCGCGCGAACCCAGCTGCATCAAGACCGTGCGCAGCGAGGGCTATGTATTCTCGCTGCCGGTACAACTGCTCGAGTCGCCGTCATGA
- a CDS encoding DUF2790 domain-containing protein — MTFKTFASASLFAVLSFGTLAAHAASAPMDDAAVMQYRYGDHLDVQKVLSVQDDQSNACGLVNTRMDYLDSKGQRQSVQYRTYATGGCHEN; from the coding sequence ATGACCTTCAAGACCTTCGCCAGCGCCAGCCTGTTCGCCGTGCTCAGCTTCGGTACCCTGGCCGCCCACGCTGCCAGCGCACCGATGGACGACGCTGCCGTGATGCAGTACCGCTACGGCGACCACCTGGATGTCCAGAAAGTGTTATCGGTGCAGGACGACCAGAGCAACGCCTGCGGCCTGGTGAACACCCGCATGGACTACCTCGATTCCAAGGGCCAGCGGCAGAGCGTGCAATACCGTACTTATGCCACCGGCGGTTGCCATGAGAATTGA
- a CDS encoding thioredoxin family protein, with the protein MRIDRRLLLKVGGIALALAGLGLAGHLKARDSYGAMPSLSGASQWLNSAPLDAPVLKGKVVLVDFWTWDCSNCQRSLPHVNGWARRYADQGLVVVGVHTPEYDYEHDVGTLRDKVARLGIGYPVAVDNDYKVWNAWGNQFWPAHYFVDRKGQVRHVHFGEGDYAGQEQVIQALLDEKE; encoded by the coding sequence ATGAGAATTGATCGCCGCTTGCTGCTCAAGGTGGGCGGTATCGCCCTGGCCCTGGCCGGCCTTGGCCTGGCCGGGCACCTGAAGGCCCGTGACAGCTACGGCGCCATGCCGTCGTTGTCGGGCGCCAGCCAGTGGCTCAATTCAGCGCCGCTGGATGCACCCGTGCTCAAGGGCAAGGTAGTGCTGGTGGATTTCTGGACCTGGGACTGCAGCAACTGCCAGCGCAGCCTGCCGCATGTGAACGGGTGGGCACGGCGCTATGCCGACCAGGGCCTGGTGGTGGTCGGGGTACATACGCCGGAATATGACTACGAGCACGATGTCGGCACCTTGCGTGACAAGGTGGCTCGGCTGGGGATCGGTTACCCGGTGGCGGTGGATAATGACTACAAGGTGTGGAATGCCTGGGGCAACCAGTTCTGGCCGGCGCATTACTTCGTCGACCGCAAGGGCCAGGTGCGCCATGTACATTTTGGCGAGGGCGATTATGCCGGGCAGGAGCAGGTGATACAGGCGTTGCTGGATGAGAAGGAGTAA
- a CDS encoding shikimate dehydrogenase translates to MSQPAILAGLIGRGIQLSRTPALHEHEGDAQALRYLYRLIDADQLQLDDSALPGLLDAAQYTGFTGLNITYPFKQAILPLLDELSEEARGIGAVNTVVLKDGKRVGHNTDCLGFAEGLRRGLPDVARRQVVQMGAGGAGSAVAHALLGEGVERLVLFEVDAARGQALVDNLNSHFGAGRAVVGSDLATALAEADGLVNTTPVGMAKLPGTPLPVELLHARLWVAEIIYFPLETELLRAARALGCRTLDGSNMAVFQAVKAFELFSGRQADAARMQAHFASFT, encoded by the coding sequence ATGAGCCAGCCAGCCATTCTCGCTGGCCTGATCGGCCGTGGCATCCAGCTGTCACGCACCCCGGCCCTGCACGAGCACGAAGGCGATGCCCAGGCCCTGCGTTACCTGTACCGACTGATCGATGCCGACCAGCTGCAACTGGACGACAGCGCCCTGCCCGGCCTGCTCGACGCCGCGCAATACACAGGCTTCACTGGGCTCAACATCACCTACCCGTTCAAGCAGGCAATCCTGCCGCTGCTCGACGAACTGTCGGAAGAAGCCCGCGGTATCGGCGCAGTGAACACAGTGGTACTCAAGGATGGCAAGCGGGTTGGCCACAACACCGACTGCCTGGGCTTCGCCGAAGGCTTGCGCCGTGGGCTGCCCGATGTGGCCCGGCGCCAGGTGGTGCAGATGGGTGCCGGTGGCGCAGGTTCGGCCGTGGCCCATGCCCTGCTGGGAGAAGGCGTCGAGCGGCTGGTGCTGTTCGAGGTGGACGCGGCCCGTGGACAGGCCTTGGTGGACAACCTGAATAGCCACTTCGGTGCTGGCCGCGCCGTGGTCGGCAGCGACCTGGCTACAGCACTGGCCGAGGCGGACGGCCTGGTCAACACCACGCCGGTGGGCATGGCCAAACTGCCTGGTACACCGCTGCCGGTAGAGCTGCTGCACGCACGCTTGTGGGTGGCGGAAATCATCTACTTCCCGCTGGAAACCGAACTGCTGCGCGCGGCCCGGGCACTGGGCTGCCGCACGCTGGATGGCAGCAACATGGCGGTGTTTCAGGCGGTGAAAGCGTTCGAGTTGTTCAGCGGACGGCAGGCGGATGCGGCGCGGATGCAGGCACATTTCGCCAGTTTTACCTGA
- the aroQ gene encoding type II 3-dehydroquinate dehydratase, protein MKPVILVLNGPNLNMLGTREPAQYGYETLADLAQGCADTAQAHGLEIEFRQTNHEGELIDWIHAARGRCAGIVINPGAWTHTSVAIRDALVAAELPVIEVHLSNVHKREPFRHLSFISSVAVGVICGLGSHGYRMALSHFAELLRERTA, encoded by the coding sequence ATGAAGCCTGTCATTCTCGTGCTCAATGGCCCCAACCTGAACATGCTGGGCACCCGAGAGCCTGCCCAGTATGGTTACGAAACCCTTGCCGACCTGGCGCAGGGTTGTGCCGACACAGCCCAGGCCCATGGCCTGGAAATCGAATTCCGCCAAACCAACCATGAAGGTGAACTGATCGACTGGATCCACGCCGCCCGTGGTCGCTGTGCCGGTATCGTGATCAACCCTGGTGCCTGGACCCACACCTCGGTAGCCATCCGCGACGCCTTGGTCGCCGCCGAGCTTCCGGTCATCGAAGTGCATCTGTCCAACGTGCACAAACGCGAACCCTTCCGTCACCTGTCCTTCATATCCTCTGTCGCCGTCGGGGTGATCTGCGGCCTGGGCAGCCACGGCTACCGCATGGCCCTCAGCCACTTCGCCGAACTGCTCCGGGAGCGCACTGCATGA
- a CDS encoding TolC family protein codes for MPIPRKIALLCLLLAGAPGAQAGPSLSLPQALAAAFAQNPELAAAGREIGIADGERRQAGLFPNPELAWEREDTRRDTSTTTVTLSQPLELGGKRGARIAVAKAGQAIAQLDLERQRNGLRADVVQAFHAALRAQTAVALAQQSQALTERGLRVVQGRVAAGQASPVEVTRAQVQQAQAEAAVRRARTQRSAAYQALARLTGSPQASFGQLQATNLSPGAAPSVEALLDQVEQTVEWRLAATQVERGDASLGSEMALRIPDLTVSLGSQYSREDRERVNVVGVSLPLPLFDRNQGNVLAAARRADQARDLRNGVALRLRSETRNAVEQWATAMQDVQAYDRTILPAAQQAVDTATRGFEMGKFAFLDVLDAQRTLIEARGLYLEALASATDARAQVERIYGDLDDLSKYPHSRSNND; via the coding sequence GTGCCCATCCCCCGTAAGATCGCCTTGCTCTGCCTGTTGCTGGCGGGCGCCCCCGGCGCCCAGGCCGGCCCGAGCCTGAGCCTGCCCCAGGCGCTGGCCGCCGCCTTTGCCCAAAACCCCGAGCTGGCTGCGGCCGGCCGCGAAATCGGCATCGCCGATGGCGAGCGGCGCCAGGCCGGGCTGTTCCCCAACCCGGAACTGGCCTGGGAGCGGGAGGACACTCGCCGCGACACCAGCACCACCACTGTCACGCTCAGCCAGCCATTGGAGCTGGGCGGCAAGCGTGGCGCGCGCATTGCCGTGGCCAAGGCCGGCCAGGCCATTGCCCAGCTGGACCTCGAACGCCAGCGTAATGGCCTGCGCGCCGATGTGGTGCAGGCTTTCCACGCCGCCTTGCGCGCGCAAACTGCCGTGGCGCTGGCGCAGCAATCGCAGGCGTTGACCGAGCGTGGGCTGCGGGTGGTGCAGGGGCGGGTAGCTGCCGGCCAGGCGTCACCCGTGGAAGTTACCCGTGCCCAGGTGCAGCAGGCGCAAGCCGAGGCCGCGGTGCGCCGCGCGCGCACCCAGCGCAGCGCGGCCTACCAGGCCCTGGCACGGTTGACCGGCAGCCCGCAGGCAAGCTTCGGGCAATTGCAGGCGACCAACCTGTCGCCCGGCGCAGCGCCCAGCGTTGAGGCGTTGCTCGACCAGGTCGAGCAGACCGTCGAGTGGCGCCTGGCTGCTACCCAGGTCGAGCGCGGCGACGCGTCCCTCGGCTCGGAAATGGCCCTGCGTATTCCCGACCTCACCGTCAGCCTCGGTAGCCAGTACAGCCGCGAAGACCGCGAGCGGGTCAATGTGGTCGGTGTGTCGCTGCCCTTGCCGTTGTTCGACCGCAACCAGGGCAACGTGCTGGCGGCAGCCCGCCGGGCCGACCAGGCGCGGGATCTGCGTAACGGCGTGGCGCTGCGCCTGCGCAGTGAAACGCGCAACGCTGTCGAGCAGTGGGCGACGGCGATGCAGGACGTGCAGGCCTATGACCGCACCATCCTGCCTGCTGCGCAGCAGGCGGTAGACACAGCCACCCGCGGCTTCGAAATGGGCAAGTTCGCCTTCCTCGATGTCCTCGACGCCCAGCGCACCTTGATCGAGGCGCGCGGGCTGTACCTCGAGGCGCTGGCTTCGGCGACCGACGCGCGGGCGCAGGTCGAGCGGATCTATGGCGACCTCGACGACCTCAGCAAATACCCGCACAGCAGGAGCAACAATGACTAA
- a CDS encoding efflux RND transporter periplasmic adaptor subunit has translation MTNPRKIAILVAALAALGLAGLVWTSHLGKASSAQAIHDAHGEDSHGHGEEAADESHGEQPGKLHLSHAQIEAAGVQLATAGPGELGNAINFPGEIRFDEDRTAHVLPRVPGVVEAVQAELGQAVKGGQVLAVIASQQISDLRSEQQAAQRRLELARLTFQREQQLWQERISAEQDYLQARQALQEAEIAMANARQKVAAVGPAGAGNRYELRAPFDAVVVEKHLSVGEVVDATSNAFTLSDLNRVWATFAVAPRDLDKVVTGRSVSVSAPDLGARVEGQVNYVGNLLGEQNRAATVRASLENPNGAWRPGLFVDVAVSLERFRAAVVVPESALQTWEEQTVVFARDEEGFEARPVQTGRRDGGQVEITSGLAAGTQVAAAGSFVLKSELGKGSAAHSH, from the coding sequence ATGACTAATCCACGCAAGATCGCCATCCTGGTCGCTGCGCTTGCTGCACTCGGCCTCGCGGGCCTGGTCTGGACCAGCCACCTTGGCAAGGCTTCCAGTGCACAAGCCATTCATGACGCCCATGGCGAAGACAGCCACGGCCATGGCGAAGAAGCGGCCGACGAAAGCCATGGCGAGCAACCAGGCAAGTTGCACCTGAGCCACGCCCAGATCGAAGCTGCCGGTGTACAGCTGGCCACCGCCGGCCCTGGCGAACTGGGCAATGCCATCAACTTCCCGGGTGAGATCCGTTTCGACGAAGACCGCACGGCGCATGTCCTGCCGCGTGTGCCAGGCGTGGTCGAGGCGGTGCAGGCCGAACTGGGCCAGGCGGTCAAGGGTGGCCAGGTACTGGCGGTGATTGCCAGCCAGCAGATATCCGACCTGCGCAGCGAACAGCAGGCCGCCCAGCGCCGCCTGGAACTGGCGCGTCTGACCTTCCAGCGCGAGCAACAGCTGTGGCAGGAACGCATCAGCGCCGAGCAGGACTACCTGCAGGCCCGCCAGGCGCTGCAGGAGGCCGAGATCGCCATGGCCAACGCCCGGCAGAAGGTGGCCGCCGTGGGCCCGGCTGGTGCCGGTAATCGCTATGAATTGCGCGCGCCGTTCGATGCGGTGGTGGTGGAAAAGCACCTGAGCGTCGGTGAAGTGGTCGATGCGACCAGTAACGCCTTCACCCTGTCCGACCTGAACCGGGTCTGGGCCACCTTCGCCGTGGCCCCGCGCGACCTGGACAAGGTGGTGACCGGTCGCAGTGTCTCGGTCAGCGCGCCTGACCTGGGCGCCCGGGTCGAGGGTCAGGTCAACTACGTTGGCAACCTGCTCGGCGAGCAGAATCGCGCCGCCACTGTCCGCGCCAGCCTGGAAAACCCCAACGGCGCCTGGCGCCCCGGGCTGTTCGTCGATGTTGCCGTCAGCCTCGAGCGCTTCAGGGCTGCCGTGGTGGTGCCGGAAAGCGCACTGCAAACCTGGGAGGAACAGACCGTGGTGTTTGCCCGTGACGAAGAAGGTTTCGAGGCGCGCCCGGTGCAGACCGGCCGGCGTGACGGCGGCCAGGTGGAAATCACCAGCGGCCTGGCCGCCGGTACCCAGGTAGCCGCCGCCGGCAGTTTTGTCCTGAAGTCCGAGCTGGGCAAAGGCTCGGCTGCACACAGCCATTGA